Proteins co-encoded in one Prevotella sp. E13-27 genomic window:
- the ribH gene encoding 6,7-dimethyl-8-ribityllumazine synthase → MATRNLSEYDLAKVPDASNMIFGIVVAEWNPEITGALLEGCVSTLEKHGALSENIHVKTVPGSFELIYGARQMTLNDGYDAIIILGSVIRGETPHFDYICQGVTEGIARLNATSNIPVVFGLLTTNDMQQAKDRAGGRLGNKGDECAVVAIKMAKF, encoded by the coding sequence ATGGCAACAAGAAATCTTTCTGAATACGACCTCGCTAAGGTGCCCGATGCTTCTAACATGATTTTCGGCATCGTGGTTGCAGAGTGGAACCCTGAGATAACTGGGGCATTGCTCGAAGGCTGCGTGTCAACACTGGAGAAGCATGGGGCACTAAGCGAGAATATCCACGTAAAGACCGTTCCCGGTTCGTTTGAGCTCATCTATGGCGCACGCCAGATGACGCTCAACGACGGCTACGACGCTATCATCATCCTCGGCAGCGTAATCCGCGGCGAGACACCCCACTTCGACTATATCTGTCAGGGTGTTACTGAAGGAATAGCACGTCTTAACGCGACAAGCAACATCCCCGTTGTCTTTGGACTCTTGACAACCAACGACATGCAGCAGGCAAAAGACCGTGCTGGTGGCAGACTGGGAAACAAAGGCGATGAGTGTGCAGTGGTAGCCATAAAGATGGCGAAGTTCTGA
- a CDS encoding alpha-L-arabinofuranosidase C-terminal domain-containing protein, giving the protein MLKRTAIAALLMAATVGANAQKPMNAPKGGKAISDELIGIFFEDISSSADGGLYAELLQNGSFEFNPSERDGWGAGTAWKSIRPGHSLGYAEVRKDGGIHPNNPTYMRLHTERVKEYYDYSGWKGFGLQNDGFDGISVKAGEKYDFSAFFRAKKNTVIRIALVEPQGWNKDPKLLAEATINANGNSWKKYSAMLTPSADCQKAALQILTQTVGDLDVDVISLMPQDTYKGHGLRKDLAQALADLQPKFMRFPGGCVVHGGGDGFWNTYRWKTTIGPKEQRRHLKNTWGYHQSMGLGYFEYFQFCEDLGMEPLPILPCGVSCQGTNGGWGMKTQAQDVVPMSEMDEWVQDALDLIEWANGDPATSKWAKMRADAGHPAPFNLKYLGIGNEEKITPEFNERFAYMYKKVMKAYPDIKIVGTAGPGSHPGNPDLENGWKLAEELEMPIIDEHYYEPNKYFLSSRQYDKYPRDRKTKVYLGEYAAKDKKLIDALAEGLYLLHVERNGDIVCMTSYAPLFARKNATNWNPDLIYFDNERPFLTCSYYVQQMFGQSSGQYYYGDCVSFEGDAAGVQQPQQDVHYGQSVILNVKTRRLYVKLVNAGADAKKANINLGRFSVKKMAKKTTLTGKPDQENNFDQQPIVPVKEEVKAQKKFSLDLEPYSMVMLEYQL; this is encoded by the coding sequence ATGCTAAAACGCACAGCCATCGCTGCCCTTCTCATGGCAGCAACAGTGGGCGCGAACGCCCAGAAGCCAATGAATGCCCCTAAGGGAGGCAAGGCTATCAGTGACGAACTCATAGGTATTTTCTTCGAAGACATCAGCAGCTCTGCCGACGGTGGACTCTATGCTGAGCTGTTGCAGAACGGCTCGTTTGAGTTCAATCCCAGCGAGCGCGACGGATGGGGAGCAGGCACAGCATGGAAGAGCATACGTCCAGGCCACTCACTCGGCTATGCTGAGGTGAGAAAGGACGGCGGCATCCATCCTAATAACCCCACCTACATGCGTCTGCACACTGAGCGTGTGAAGGAATACTACGACTACAGCGGATGGAAAGGTTTCGGACTGCAGAACGACGGCTTCGACGGCATCTCAGTGAAGGCCGGCGAGAAATACGATTTCTCTGCTTTTTTCCGCGCTAAGAAGAACACCGTAATACGCATTGCTCTCGTTGAGCCACAGGGATGGAACAAAGACCCAAAGCTGTTGGCTGAGGCAACGATCAACGCCAACGGCAACAGCTGGAAGAAATACAGCGCAATGCTCACACCAAGCGCTGACTGCCAGAAGGCTGCCCTTCAGATTCTCACACAGACAGTAGGCGACCTTGATGTCGATGTAATATCTCTCATGCCACAGGACACATACAAGGGACACGGACTGCGCAAAGACCTTGCACAGGCTCTGGCTGACCTCCAGCCAAAGTTCATGCGCTTCCCTGGCGGATGTGTCGTTCATGGCGGTGGCGATGGCTTCTGGAACACCTATCGCTGGAAGACCACCATCGGTCCTAAGGAGCAGCGCCGTCATCTGAAGAACACATGGGGCTACCACCAGTCAATGGGTCTGGGATACTTCGAGTATTTCCAGTTCTGCGAAGACCTCGGCATGGAGCCTCTGCCTATACTTCCTTGCGGTGTGAGCTGTCAGGGAACAAACGGCGGATGGGGCATGAAGACACAGGCTCAGGACGTTGTTCCTATGTCAGAGATGGACGAGTGGGTGCAGGATGCCCTTGACCTCATTGAGTGGGCCAATGGTGACCCTGCTACTTCAAAATGGGCAAAGATGCGCGCTGACGCTGGTCACCCAGCACCTTTCAACCTGAAATACCTTGGAATAGGCAACGAGGAGAAGATTACTCCTGAGTTCAACGAGCGCTTCGCCTATATGTATAAGAAGGTGATGAAGGCTTACCCTGACATCAAGATTGTGGGCACAGCAGGTCCTGGCTCTCATCCTGGCAACCCAGACCTTGAGAACGGATGGAAGCTGGCTGAAGAACTCGAGATGCCAATCATCGACGAGCACTACTACGAGCCCAACAAGTACTTCCTCTCTTCTCGCCAGTACGACAAGTATCCTCGCGACCGCAAGACAAAGGTTTATCTTGGTGAGTATGCTGCTAAGGACAAGAAGCTCATCGACGCTCTTGCCGAAGGTCTCTACCTGCTCCACGTCGAGCGCAATGGCGACATTGTCTGCATGACCAGCTATGCACCTCTCTTCGCTCGCAAGAACGCTACCAACTGGAACCCCGACCTCATCTATTTCGACAATGAGCGTCCGTTCCTCACCTGCAGCTACTACGTCCAGCAGATGTTCGGCCAGTCTTCAGGCCAGTACTACTATGGCGACTGCGTAAGCTTCGAAGGCGATGCAGCAGGCGTTCAGCAGCCTCAGCAGGATGTTCACTACGGACAGTCTGTCATCCTCAACGTGAAGACCCGTCGTCTCTACGTGAAGCTTGTCAACGCCGGTGCTGATGCAAAGAAGGCAAACATCAACCTCGGTCGTTTCTCAGTGAAGAAGATGGCTAAGAAGACCACTCTCACTGGCAAGCCCGATCAGGAGAACAACTTCGACCAGCAGCCTATAGTTCCTGTCAAGGAGGAAGTGAAGGCCCAGAAGAAGTTCTCGCTCGACCTTGAGCCCTACTCAATGGTTATGCTCGAATATCAGCTGTAA